Below is a genomic region from Motilibacter rhizosphaerae.
GGTCTCGTCTCGGAAGGTGCCGCTCGGCCCGCCGTCGGGCAGCGTGGCCAGCTCGAGGAAGACGGCGGCGCCCTGCTCCGGCGTACGCGTCCCCTGGTGGCCGTTGAGGTCCGTCGCGACGTAGCCCGGGCAGCCGGCGTTGACGAGGATCCCCGTGCCTGCCAGCTCCTTCGCGTACTGCACGGTGACGGCGTTGAGGTACGTCTTGGTGGGGGAGTACGCCGCGGAGACCGGCCCGACCGCGTCCGCCTGCGCGGTCTGCAGTCCTAGCGAGCCCACGGTGCTGGACACGTTGACGATGCGCGGCGACTCCGCTCGGCGCAGCAGCGGGAGCACCGCGTTGGTCACGCGGATGACGCCGATGACGTTGGTGTCGACGACCTGCAGCACCTGCGCGGCGCTGACCCTGCTCGGCTCCTGCGGCATCCCTCCGGTGATCGCCGCGTTGTTGACGAGCACGTCGAGGCCACCCTGGGCCTCGAGCTGCTCGGCCGCCGCCGCGACGCTCGCGTCGTCGGTCACGTCGAGGGCGACGCCGAAGACGTCGAGCCCCTCGGCCCGCAGCTCCTCGACCGCGGCCTCCCGGCGTCCTGCGTCGCGCGCCCCGACGCCGACCCGGAACCCGAGCCGCGCCAGACCGGCGGCGATCTCGTAGCCGATCCCCTTGTTCGCGCCCGTGACGAGCGCGGTCCTCTTGTGCTGCATGGTGTTCTCGGTCATGGCTCGATCGTGCTGGCCCCATCGCCATGGACGCCAAGACCGATCGGGTCGCGGGCGATACCGCGAGGGTATGGCGCGACGTACGCTGCCCGGGTGGAGATCCGCGAGCTGCGCTACTTCATCGCTGTCGCCGAAGAGGCGCACGTGGGCCGCGCTGCGCAGCGGCTCGGCATGGCCCAGCCCCCGCTGTCGCGGGCGATCGCGCAGCTGGAGCGCCGGATCGGGGCCGAGCTGTTCGTCCGCTCGCCGCGCGGCATGACCCTCACGAGCGCCGGCGAGACCCTGCTGCAGGAGGGCAGGGCGGCCGTCGCGGCGGTCGAGGCTGCGGAGCGGCGTACGCGCCGAGCCGTCCAGGCGGGCGGCCGCGCGCCGGTCGTCCTCACCGCGAAGGCGGGGGCGTCCGGCGGGCTCATGGCTGAGCTGCTCGAGGCGTACGCCGCGGAGCCGGGCGCCGTCGAGGTCGACGTGGTGCTCAGCGCGCCCGGCCACCAGGCGCTCATGCTGCGCGACGGCCGGGCGGACGTCGCGCTCCTGCACGAGCCCTTCGACGACCTCCGCGGCTTCGACACGGACACCTTGCGGGTGGAGGACCAGGTCGTCGTCGTGCCGGCCGCGCACCCGCTCAGCCGGGAGAGCTCGCTCACCATGGCGCAGGTGAGGTCCATCCCCGACCTCCCGCTGCCGCGCTGGCCCGAGCTCGACGGCTCCTACCGCGACGGGCCGGGGCCGGAGCTGCGCGACCTGACCCAGGTGCTGCAGCTCGTCCGGCTCGGCCGCTGCGCGATCGTGCTGCCCGAGTCGTCGCGCGCCGGCGCCGGTGACGGCCTGGCGGTCGTCCCGCTCGCGGACGCGCCCCGGGTCAGGACCGTCATCGCGTGGCCGCCGCACAGCACCTCACCCGGCGTGGCTGGTCTGGTACGGACCGCGTCGCGGCTGTTCGCCCCGCTGCCGGCCGCGCGCTGACCGGCCTTCACGGCGCCAGGTGCTCCCGGGTCCAGAGCGCCGCGGAGGTGCGGTCGGCCACGCCGATGCGGCGGAAGGCACTGCCGGCGTGGGCCTTCACCGTCGCCTCGCTGATGCCGAGGGCACGGCCGATCTGCTTGTTGGCCAGACCCTTCGCGATCAGCAGCAGGACCTCGCGCTCGCGGGCGCTGAGCGCGTCCTGCGGTCGCGGAGCCGCTGAGGGCAGCAGCGACCGCGCCACGCGGGGATCGATCGGAGCGTGGCCCTGCGCCGCGGAGCGCACGGCTGCGAGCAGGTCGCGCGGCTCCGAGTCCTTCAGCAGGTAGCCCACCGCTCCGGCGGCCAGCGCCTCACCGACGCGCTCGCGGTCGGAGAACGACGTCAGCACGACGACGTGCGTCTCCGGCCGAGCCGCGAGGATCATCTGCGTGGCAGCGACTTCGTCGAGGACGGGCATCGAGAGGTCCATGAGCACGACGTCGGGCGCGAGCTCGCGGGCACGCTCCACGGCCTGCGCGCCGTCCGCGGCCTCGCCCAGCACCTGCATGTCGTCGGTGGCCGCGAGCAGTCCCGCGAGCCCGGAGCGGACGAGGGCGTGGTCGTCGACCAGCAGCACGCCGATCATCGCGCGGGCACCTCCAACCTCCACGTCGTCCCCTGCCCCTCGGCGCTGCGCACCGCGAGGGTGGCGCCGGCGGCACGCGCCAGGTCGATCATCACCCGGAGCCCGAAGTGCCCGGCCTCGGGGCCGCGCAGGACCTCGCCCGGGTCGAAGCCGCGGCCGTCGTCCCGCACCTCGAGCACTGCCGCCGCCCCGGGCGCGGGAGACAGCAGGACCGAGACCTCCGTGGCCGCGGCGTGCTTCCCCGTGTTGCGCAGGCACTCCTGCGCCACCCGGTACACCAGAGCAGCCTCGTCCGGCGCCAGCCGGTCGGCCGCCTGCCCGTCGACCTCGACGAGGACGGCCGTCCCCCGGGCGCGCAGCCCCGGCACGAGGTCGCCCAGGGCCGGGGCCAGGCCCGCCTGCTCCAAGGTCGGTGGGTAGATGTCGACGAGCAGCGAGCGCAGGCTGCCGATGCCGCTGCGCACCGTCCCCGCCACGCGGTCCAGCTCCGTGGCGAGCTCCGGCCGGCCCGCCGACGCGGCGCGCTGGGCGGCGCCGGCAACCGCGTACGAGGAGGCGGCGAGCTCCTGCACCAGCCCGTCGTGGAGCGTGCCGGCGATGCGCCGCCGCTCCTCGTCCGAGGCGTCGACCGCGCGCTGCAACAGCCCCTCCCGCTGGGCGTGCGCCGCGCGCAGCCGGTCGAGCAGCCGCCACATCACCGGGAGGAGCAGCACGGCGAGGAAGAGCAGGCTCGAGGCCGTGATGCCCGCGAACGCTCGCCACAGGTCGTGCGCGCGCCGGGTGACCGAGCCGTACGGCGTGTAGGTCTCGAACAGCAGCGGTGTCCCGCCGGGGGTCCAGACCGGTCGGTAGACCTCGAGCAGCTTGCCGCGTCCCCGCTCGTAGCGGTTCTCCGGCTGGCTGAGGTCGGACACCTCGGCGCGCGTCCGCGGGTGCGCGAGGGCGTCGCGCTCCTCCTGACCGAGGGCGAACCGCTCGCCCACGAGGCGGGGCTCGTCGGAGTAGACGATGCGCCCGTCGGCCGCCCACAGCTTGACGCGCAGGATCCCGGGACCGAGCACGTGCGAGCGGACCGCCTGGTCGACCCGTGCCAGGGCCTGGTGGTCACGGGCGACGAGGCCGTCGCTCAGCGACTGCGACACGACGACCTCGGCCAGCAGGTCAGCCGTACGCGCCGCCTCGGCGACCGCCTCGCGCTCGGCGACGCGGCGGCTCGCCCACGTACCCCCGAGGACGACGACGAGGAGCACGAGGGCGATGCCCGCGGCGACCGGCAGGAGGATCGAGCGCGCCCCCGGCGGCTCCTCGCGGTGGCGCCGTTCGGTCGGGCCGGTCAGCACCAGCCAGGCCGCTGCACCTGCGTCGTCGGGAGGGCTCACGCGGCAAGGGTCTCAGTCGTCCGCGCCGTGACCCCCGCCGTGGCGGCTGCGCTGGCGCGAGTCGTCCGAAGCCTCGGGCCCGTGTCGCCGGTCGTCGGCGCGGGTCGCCGTCGGGCGGGGGGAGGGACGGTTCGACGAGCGGGTCGTGGCGGTACGCGGCCGGTCCTCCGCGCGGTGGTGGGTCGCGCTGGGCGCCGGCGACGGGGAGGCGGTGCTGGTCGCGCGCAGGGGGACGGCCTGCGCGAGCGATGCACCGCCGCTCAGGCCGAGGACGGCGGGGACCGCGGCGATGCCGGCGGCGGCGGTGAGGACGAGGAGGCGCTTCACGGGCGTGCCCTTCGAGGAGGAGGAGTGGTACCCCTCCATGAGGCGGCACGCCGCGTCGCGCCCACCAGTGGCCGATGGTCGTAAGACCCCTGGTCGGCGGGCCTGCGGGAAGGGCCGATCGGGCAGGTGGACGTGCGCGCCCGGCGCCGGACCCGGTAGGAACAGCGGCATGAGGAACTCCCGCTCCCGTGCCGCCGTGCTCGTCCTGCTCGCCGCCGGAGTGACCGGTGCGGCCGCGCCCGCCACGGCTCGCGCGGCGACGGTCCCGCGCAGCTTCCAGACGCCGTCGCACAACATCTACTGCGTCGCCGCGCACGACCGCTCGTGGGGGCTGCGCTGCGACATCCTCGCCGTCGCGCACGAGCCGGCCCGTCCGCGTTCGTGCGACCTCGACTACGGCCACGCGTACCTCCTCGCGACGCGCGGCAGGGGCGTACGCGGCTGCGCGGGCGACACGGTCGCCGACCCGGCGATGCCGGTGGCGGCGTACGGCTCGACGCGGCACCTCGGGCCGTTCTCCTGCCTGGTGACGCAGGGCGGGGTCACCTGCACCAACGGCCAGGGGCACGGGTTCTCGTTGAGCAAGGCGCGCCAGCGGGTGTTCTGAGCGGGTCGGCGGGCTAGGTTCGGCGGGTGTCCAGCGCGTACCGCAGCTCGCTCACGATCCACCCTCCGGGGCAGTCGCCGCCGCCCAGGGCGAGCTCCGGCGAGCGCACGGACGCCAGTGACCCGGGACTGCGGCGCTGGCGCAGGGTCGTGGTCGACCCCGTCGTCGCGTCCCTGCTCACCCCGGAGGAGGTCGAGGCGGTCGCGGTCAGGGACGGGGTGCACGGCCACCCGGACGACGTCTGGGTCTGCGTCACGGCGTGCGGCGAGCAGTACGTCGCCATGCTGCTGAGCGGCGAGTGGGCGCAGACGGGGCCGAGCGACGAGGAGGTCGCGGCGGGCTTCGCCGACCAGCTGCAGGACTGGGTCGCGGAGTCGCGCTTCGGCTGGGGGCAGCTGCGGGAGCCGGCGTACGACCTCGGGGAGCCCTGAGCCGGTCAGGCCTCAGCCCGCGGTCCGGCGGACCGCGTAGCGCACGTGCGTCGCGTACGGCGAGCTGACCACCCTGCGGACCTCGAGGTCGAGGTCGTGCGCGAACCCCTCGAACAGCCGCTTGCCGGCACCGAGGATGACCGGCGCGGTGGAGATGACGAGCTCGTCGACCAGGCCGGCGGCGAGCGCCTGGCGGATGACGTCCGCGCCCCCGCCCACCGAGACGTCACCGTCGCCGGCGGCTCGCCGCGCCTGGTCGACGGCCTCGTGGAGGTCGCCGACGAAGCGGAAACCGCTCTCGGGAGCGGGCTGGTCCTGCAGGCGGTGCGTGAGGACGACGAGCGGCCCCGGGAACGGGTTCGTTCCGCCCCAGGCACCGGAGGCGTCGTACATGCCCCGCCCCACGACCCCGGCGGCGACGCCGCTCACGAGCTCGTCGAAGAACTCCTTGTCAGGGCCGTGCATGGCGAAGTCGTGACCACCCTCATAGGTCCAGGGGCCGCCCATGACCCAGTAGTGCAGCCGCTCGCCGCCCCTGCCGAGTCCGAGTCCGGGACCGTCGTCGGGGCCGGTGACGCGGCCGTCGACGGAGGTGGTGATGGAGGCGAGGACCTTGCCCACGGGGTGCTCCTTGGTCGCGGTGCCGGGGTCGGAGGGGGGACGGGGCCGAGGTCCGCAGTTCATCGCTGGGCGACGAGAAGGGCCTTCCCCCGCACGACCAGAGGAGGTAGGCTTCGAACATGCGTTCGAGCGATCAGGTGCGGCAGCCGTCGGCGCACCTGCCGTTCGAGGACGCGTTGACGGGGATCGAAGCGGGTGTGCTGCCGGGGGTGCTGGCGGAGCTGGTGCGGGACCCGGCGTTGTTGGCGGCCTGGGTGCACCCCTTCTCGGACCCGGGGGACCCGGATCCGGGCCTGGGACGGCGCGAGCGGGAGGCGTCGGCGCGGGTGGCGCTGGCGCGGTCGTTCGACCGGGTGGTGGCGTGGGCATCGGCGCACCGGGCGGTGGCGCTGGCGGAGGCGGAGGCGCTGCTCGGGGAGCGGGCGCGGGAGCTTGGGCACGCGAAGCACGGGGTGGAGCCCTCGGTGCACGCGCAGCTGGGGCTGGAGCTGCGGCTGCCCTCGGCGGTGGCGGCGCTGCAGGCAGGCGAGGCGGCCGCGCTGGTGGGCCGCCACCCGGGGACGTGGTGGCTGCTGGCGGAAGGGGAGATCAGCCCGCGGCACGCGGCGGCGGTGGTGGAGGCGTGCGAGCCGCTCGACCTGGCGGGCTGCGCGGCGGTGGAGGCGCGGGTGCTGCGCCGCGCGCCGGAGCAGACGGTGGCGCAGCTGCGCCGGCGGCTGCGGACGGCGGTCGCGGTGGCGGACCCGCGTGGCGCGTCCGAGCGGCACGCGGACGCGGTGCGGCGCGACCGCGGGGTGTTCATGCGGCCGCTGCCGGACGCGATGGCCGAGGTGGTGGCGGTGGTATCCGCGACGGAGGCGTTCGGCGTGATGGGCGCGCTCGACGCCGTGGTGGACGCGCTGCCGGAGGCAGGTGCCGCGGGGTCGGGTCCGGGTGCGGGTGCTGGTCCTGCGGGTCGTCGGTCCCTCTCGCAGCGCCGGGCCGACGCCCTGGTGCTCGTGGCGTCGGCGGTGGTGGGGGATCTGGAGGCGCTGCCGGGGCTGGTGCGGACGGTGCCGGCACGCCCGGCGGTCTCGGTGGTGGTGTCGCTGGCGACGGTGGCCGGGCTGGCGGAGGACCCGGCGCACCTGGAGGGCTACGGCCCGGTCCCGGCGGAGCTCGGGCGGGCGGTGGCGGCGGACGCGGAGTGGGCGCTGCGGGTGACCGGACCGGAGGGGGAGCTGCTCGCGACGGCGCCGCTGCGGCACCAGCCCTCGGCACGGCTCCGGGCGTTCGTCGTGGCGCGGGAGCAGACGTGCGGGCACCCGACGTGCGACCGGGCGGCGCGCGAGCTGCAGCTGGACCACCGGGAGGCGTTCGACCACGAGCACCCGGCGCGTGGGGGGCCGACGACGGGGGCGAACCTCGACCCGAAGTGCCAGCGGGACCACAACCTCAAGACGTGGCACGGGTGGGGCGCGTGGCGCGACCGCGACGGCACCCTCGTCACCCGCACGCCGTTCGGCCGGCACTACCTCACCGAGCGCGAGCCCCAACCCTGCACCTGACGACCACCACGGCGACACCTCACACGGCAGGCGCATGTCCTCGCGCGACGCGCTCGAACGCCGTGACCATCGGGCGCCTCTCGCCGGCCCGGTGCACCAGGGCCACCTCGCTCGTGACGCGCGCCTCGGGCAGGGCGAGGCAGCGGACGTCGGGCGAGGCGATCGAGCGCACGCACTCCGGCGCGATCGTCACCCCGAGCCCCACGCCGACGAGCCGCATGATGGTCAGCCAGTGCGACGCCTGGTGCGCGACCGTCGGCCGGAAGCCCTGCTCCTCGCAGATGCTCAAGGGCTTCTCGTAGGCCCGGGTGCCCGCCGCCGGGATCGGCGAGATGAAGGCGTCGTCCCGCAGGGCGCGGGCGGAGGTCGCGTCCCCGCGCGCGGCGGCGTGGTCCGCCGGGACGACGGCGACGAAGGGCTCGAGCAGCAGCGGCGTGGCGACGAGGTCGTCGACCGGGTCGCGGTCGCGGACGACGCCCGCGTCGATGCTGCCGTCGCGAAGGCCCTCGACGACGCGCGAGGTGAAGGACTCGTGCAGCCGCAGCTGCACCCCGGGGAACTCAGCGAGGTGGTCGCGCAGGATCCCCGGCAGCAGCGTCATCATCACCGAGCCGACGTAGCCGAGGTTCAGCACGCCGGTCTCGCCCCGACCGATGCTCCGTGCCTCCTCGACGTCGCGGCCGACGTTGCGCAGCGTGCGACGAGCGCGGTCGAGGAACGCCTCGCCCGCCGGCGTCAGCAGGACCGAGCGCGAGCTGCGGGTGAGCAACGGGTGTCCGACGATCTCCTCGAGCTGCCGGATGGCCTGCGACAGCGGCGGCTGGGCCATGTGCAGGCGAGCGGCGGCGCGACCGAAGTGCAGCTCCTCCGCGACGGCGACGAAGTAGCGCAGGTGACGGAGCTCGACGTCCATATCTGCAGCGTCTCACTCAGGACGAACGAGATGTTGGACGTCCCGCCACGGACGGGCTGCAATGGACGCATGGAGCTCACCTTCCGGCCCATGGCCACCGCTGAGGACGCCGCCGCCTTCCGCTCGCTCAACGAGGAGTGGATCCGGCTGCACTTCACCCTCGAGGACGAGGACCGCCGCCAGCTCGAGGACCCCTTCACCTCCATCGTCGCGCCCGGGGGCGAGGTCCTCCTCGCCGAGCTCGACGGGGAGGTCGTCGGCTGCGTCGCCCTCCGTCCCGAGGGCGACGGCGTCTACGAGCTGTCGAAGATGACGGTGGCGCCCGCGCACCGCGGCGCCGGGCTCGGCCGCCAGATCCTGCTCGCGGCCATCGAGCGCGCACGCGAGCGGGGCGCGGCCACGCTGTTCCTCGGCAGCTCCACGAAGCTCGCCCCCGCGGTGCACCTGTACGAGTCGGTCGGCTTCGAGCACGTCGCGCCGGAGAGCATCCACATGCCGTACGCCCGCGCCGACGTGTTCATGACGATGGCGCTGGCGCAGCCCGCCGCCAGCCGCTGACCGCAAAAGGACTGGACGGCACCGAGGACCGTCGGGCTAACCTGGACCCGTCCGAACGGCTCGAGGAGGTGGCACCCGTGCACGCATCCCCCACGCGGGTGCTCCGGCTCGCCGTCCCGGCCGAGCCAGCGGCCTAGGAGCCGCCGAGGAGCACCGCGTCCCGGTCCTCCTCGAAGGGTTCCTGCCATGGACTCTCTGCTCCTCACCAGCTCCACCACCACCGACGGCGTCACCGAGCGCCGCTTCCACCTGGGCGACGTCCCGGGCATCCTCTGGACCCCTGAGGGGGCGACGGGTCCGCGCCCGCTCGTGCTGCTCGGGCACGGCGGAGGGATGCGCATGGACGTCCCGCGCCTGGTGGCCAGCGCCCGCGCGACCGTGAGCGCCCACGGCTTCGCGGTCGCCGCCATCGACGCCCCCGGCCACGGAGCGCGGCCTCGCCTTCCCCGTGACGACGCGGCGCGTGCCGAGATCCGGGCGGCGCGTACGGCCGACGACTCCGCGCGCTTCGCCGCGGTCAGCACCCGCTACATGGCCGAGCTCGCCGAGCAGGCCGTGCCCGAGTGGCAGGCCGTCATCGACGCGCTGCAGGCCCTGCCCGAGGTCGGGGCGGACGCCCCGGTCGGCTACGGCGGGAGCATCTCGCTGGGCAGCGCCATCGGCATCCCGCTGACCGCAGCGGAACCCCGGATCCGCGCCGCGGTCTTCGGCGGCGGCTTCTTCGTCAGTGCTGCCGTCGTCGAGGCGGCGCGCAGGATCCGCGTACCCGTGCAGTTCCTCCTGCCCTGGGACGACGAGCACGCGTCGCGCGCCGACTCGCTCGCCCTCTTCGACGCGTTCGGCTCGGAGGAGAAGACGCTGCACGCCAACCCGGGTGACCACCGGCGACCTCGGTGGCTCGGTCTGGACGAGGACTTCCTCGCCCGCCACCTGACGGCGGTGGCCGCGTGAGGCTGGAGCTCGGCACGGTGCTCGCCGTCGACGAGGAGGTCTGCCGGCTCGTCGACGGCGGGCGGATCCGCGACGTGCCCTGGGCCGCCGCGTTCCCGCGGCCCCGCGCCGAGCGGGTGGCGCCGGGCAACCTCGTCGCCACCGCTGGCGGCCGCGTGGTGTGGCGGTGGTACGACGCGGTGGTGACCGGCGCCGAGGGCGGGTTCGTCGAGCTCTGGGAGCCCGGCCACGGCAGGGTCCTCGCTCGGCCGCGTGCAGTGCCGGCGGTGGGCACCCGGGCGTACCTCTCTGCCGGGCTGCCCGGCGCGGAGTGGTGGGTCGCCGGCCCCGTCGTCCCCTCTGCGCAGGACGCGGACGTCGAGCTCGCCGAGGTGGAGCGCTTCGTAGTGGTCCACGGGATCGTGGAGGTGGGCTAGCTCGCGGGCAGGGGCGAGCGCACGGCGAAGCCGTCCACCGCCACGCGCGTACGCGGCCCGGCGAGCGCGACGAGGCGCAGGGTGTGCCGGCCGGCGCGCTGCCACCCGGGTCCCTGCCAGAGGACGGCCTGCTCCGCGGTCCTCGGCGCTCGCGTGTCGACGACGGCGGTGCGCCGGCCGTCGACGAGCACGGCGAAGCGTCCTCCGCGGGGGGAGCGCTCGCCGAGCACGGAGAGCACCCGCCCGCCTGCGGCCGGGTACGCCACCGCGAGCTGGGCGCTGGCTCCGGCCGAGGTGGTGACGGCGAGCGTGCCGCCCGCGGCCCGCCGCACGCGCGCGGACGTCCAGCTCCCGCGGTAGGCCGCGCCCCGCTCGTCCTCCGCCACGACCATCGAGGCCACCGTCGTCGGCCCGCGGTTGCCGTACTCGTCGAGCGGGACGAGCTCGGCGGCGTACGTGTGCTCCTCGAGCAGCGGTCCCGTCGCGGCACCGCCCGGGCGCAGCGTGACGGCGGTGACCCCGGCGCTCCACGGGCGCCAGGCCGGGTGCTCGCCGGCAGCACCCGAGGACTCGACCCACCGGGTCGCCACCGAGGCCGTCCCGCTGGTCCTCGCGAGGTGCAGCGCCCACGGCCGCGATCCGGACGGGGTGGCGCTGACCAGCCGAGGTGCGGTGACCGCCACGGCCCCCAGCGGGTGCACGGTCACGCTGCTGGCCGGGTGCTCGACCCCGTCGCTCGTCACCGCGCTGACGCTGAGCGTCGTCACACCGGTCGCCGCGCCGGTCCACGTCGTCCCGGGTGCCCAGACCGCTGCCGCCGTGCTGGCCGCGGGCCCGGTGCCCGGAGCGGTGCGGACGCGCCACCCCGTCACGCCCGGAGCGCCCTTCCAGCGGAGGGTGACGCTCGAGGCGGTGGACGTCGCCGTCAGCCCGATCGGGCGGGCCGCGTCGGTCCCTGCTGCGGCGCGCAGACCGAGCACCTCGAGCGACAGGGTGGGCGAGGCGGCGACCTGCTGCGCGGGCCCGCCGTCGAGCGGGCTGCGCCACACCGAGCGCGGAGCACCCGGCACGGTGGTGGTGCTGTAGAACACCGCGCTGCCGTCCGGTGCGACCTGCAGCCCGGTGAGGGCGCTGCCGGCCGCAGCCAGCGTGCGGGGGGCGCCGCCGTCGCGCGGCAGCAGCACGAGCTCGGGCCGCTGCGCGCCGCCGGGGACCTCGCGCGCGACGAGCACGACGAGGGCCGAGCCGTCGGGTGTCGGCGCGAGCGCCCCCACCGTCGCCCCGGCGGGGTCGGGGAGGTGCAGGTCGGTGGTCGCACCGGTCGCGGTGTCCACGAGCCGCACGACGCTGCGGCCGTACGCGCCGGCGACGAGGTCCGTGCCCGGGACGAACACGGGACAGGCGAGCGGCGTGGCGCCGGGCAGCGGCGTCACGGCACCGGTCGCGACGTCCACGAGCTCGACCTGCCAACTGCTGCCGAGGAACGCCGGGACCGCCACCCGGGTCCCGTCAGGTGACCAGGCGAGCCCGGTGCCGGCACCGGGCAGGGCGGCGACGCGGCGGACGCCCCCACTGCCACCGACCTCCAGCTCGAGCGGCGCCCGCGGGCCGGAGGCGACCGTCCACGCCCACGAGCGGCCCGTGGCGTCAGGGACCGCGTACGCCGGCACGGGCACGTCGAGCAGCGTGCGCGCGTCCGCGGCGTCGGCCGGCACCGAGTAGAGGTGGGACGGCGCACCCGGGCGCCACGGCGAGCTGGCCCGGACGCCGGGTGCCGTGCCCTGGACGACGAGCTCGACCCCCATGAGAGCAGCGGCGTGCGCGTCAGGCACCGGCAGGGCCGTGACGGCGACGGCGCACGAGGCACCCAGAGCGGCGACGGTCAGGGCGGCGGGCAGCGGGCGGAGGCGCATGCCCGGTAGAGCACCGCGGCCGGCCCGGAGGTTGTGCCGACGGCCGATGAACCTGACGCACGGAGCAGTGGCTCCTCCTGGGCGTGAAGCGCACCCTCGCCGCCCTGGTCGCGTGCCCGGCCCTGTCCACCGGGCTCGTCGGAGCGCGCGCCGCGTCCGCCGCGTCCGCCCACGCCCTGACGGTGCGGGTGACGACGACGAGCCGACCCAGCCTCCCGTCGCGGCTGCCCGCCGGGACGTACGTCCTGGACGTGACCGGCGGCTCCCGGCTCCAGGTGGCCGTCCCCGCTGAGGGCTACACGCTGCAGCAGTACGCCCGCGACGACCGGGTAGGCGCCCCGACCCGCGTGACCCTGCTCGGGGGCGCGCCCTCCGGGGGCTCGGTCGCGGTGGCGCTGACCGCGGGGAGGTACTGGTTCTACGACCCGTTCTCGTCGCGGGGGCACGTGGCGCGGATGCGCCAGGTGGTCGTGACGGGCGTCGGACGCGGGGCCCTCCCGCGCGCGAGCCGCGTCCTGGTCGGCCTGCGCCAGCCGGAGCCGGACGTGCTCCCGCACGCAGTGGTGGCCCGTGCCTGGTGGACGGTCGAGGACGTGGACACGCTCGGGCCTGCGCGCTCCGTCGAGGTCTACCGCGTACCCGCGGGCACGTCGGACCGCGAGCTGGAGGAGGAGCTGCGGGCATGGACGCTCCCCCCGCGGGTGCTGGCCCTGCCCGCCCTCGCCGGTGGCGCCCGCGTGGAGGTGCGGCTCGGGCTCCCTCCCGGCGAGTACCTCGCGGTCTCGCGCTACCCCTACGCGCCGGGGCCCGACCTGCAGGCGCTGACCCGGGTGACCGTCCGCGCCTGAGTGCCGGGAATCCGCCCGGCCTCCCGCCCGTTGGTCGCAGCAGACTGCCGCGAGCTCAAGCAGGAGGAGGCGGGCATGGTCCAGCGGAT
It encodes:
- a CDS encoding SDR family NAD(P)-dependent oxidoreductase is translated as MQHKRTALVTGANKGIGYEIAAGLARLGFRVGVGARDAGRREAAVEELRAEGLDVFGVALDVTDDASVAAAAEQLEAQGGLDVLVNNAAITGGMPQEPSRVSAAQVLQVVDTNVIGVIRVTNAVLPLLRRAESPRIVNVSSTVGSLGLQTAQADAVGPVSAAYSPTKTYLNAVTVQYAKELAGTGILVNAGCPGYVATDLNGHQGTRTPEQGAAVFLELATLPDGGPSGTFRDETGIQPW
- a CDS encoding LysR family transcriptional regulator, with the translated sequence MEIRELRYFIAVAEEAHVGRAAQRLGMAQPPLSRAIAQLERRIGAELFVRSPRGMTLTSAGETLLQEGRAAVAAVEAAERRTRRAVQAGGRAPVVLTAKAGASGGLMAELLEAYAAEPGAVEVDVVLSAPGHQALMLRDGRADVALLHEPFDDLRGFDTDTLRVEDQVVVVPAAHPLSRESSLTMAQVRSIPDLPLPRWPELDGSYRDGPGPELRDLTQVLQLVRLGRCAIVLPESSRAGAGDGLAVVPLADAPRVRTVIAWPPHSTSPGVAGLVRTASRLFAPLPAAR
- a CDS encoding response regulator; the encoded protein is MEVGGARAMIGVLLVDDHALVRSGLAGLLAATDDMQVLGEAADGAQAVERARELAPDVVLMDLSMPVLDEVAATQMILAARPETHVVVLTSFSDRERVGEALAAGAVGYLLKDSEPRDLLAAVRSAAQGHAPIDPRVARSLLPSAAPRPQDALSAREREVLLLIAKGLANKQIGRALGISEATVKAHAGSAFRRIGVADRTSAALWTREHLAP
- a CDS encoding sensor histidine kinase, with the translated sequence MSPPDDAGAAAWLVLTGPTERRHREEPPGARSILLPVAAGIALVLLVVVLGGTWASRRVAEREAVAEAARTADLLAEVVVSQSLSDGLVARDHQALARVDQAVRSHVLGPGILRVKLWAADGRIVYSDEPRLVGERFALGQEERDALAHPRTRAEVSDLSQPENRYERGRGKLLEVYRPVWTPGGTPLLFETYTPYGSVTRRAHDLWRAFAGITASSLLFLAVLLLPVMWRLLDRLRAAHAQREGLLQRAVDASDEERRRIAGTLHDGLVQELAASSYAVAGAAQRAASAGRPELATELDRVAGTVRSGIGSLRSLLVDIYPPTLEQAGLAPALGDLVPGLRARGTAVLVEVDGQAADRLAPDEAALVYRVAQECLRNTGKHAAATEVSVLLSPAPGAAAVLEVRDDGRGFDPGEVLRGPEAGHFGLRVMIDLARAAGATLAVRSAEGQGTTWRLEVPAR
- a CDS encoding DUF6636 domain-containing protein, which gives rise to MRNSRSRAAVLVLLAAGVTGAAAPATARAATVPRSFQTPSHNIYCVAAHDRSWGLRCDILAVAHEPARPRSCDLDYGHAYLLATRGRGVRGCAGDTVADPAMPVAAYGSTRHLGPFSCLVTQGGVTCTNGQGHGFSLSKARQRVF
- a CDS encoding dihydrofolate reductase family protein; the encoded protein is MGKVLASITTSVDGRVTGPDDGPGLGLGRGGERLHYWVMGGPWTYEGGHDFAMHGPDKEFFDELVSGVAAGVVGRGMYDASGAWGGTNPFPGPLVVLTHRLQDQPAPESGFRFVGDLHEAVDQARRAAGDGDVSVGGGADVIRQALAAGLVDELVISTAPVILGAGKRLFEGFAHDLDLEVRRVVSSPYATHVRYAVRRTAG
- a CDS encoding DUF222 domain-containing protein, with the protein product MRSSDQVRQPSAHLPFEDALTGIEAGVLPGVLAELVRDPALLAAWVHPFSDPGDPDPGLGRREREASARVALARSFDRVVAWASAHRAVALAEAEALLGERARELGHAKHGVEPSVHAQLGLELRLPSAVAALQAGEAAALVGRHPGTWWLLAEGEISPRHAAAVVEACEPLDLAGCAAVEARVLRRAPEQTVAQLRRRLRTAVAVADPRGASERHADAVRRDRGVFMRPLPDAMAEVVAVVSATEAFGVMGALDAVVDALPEAGAAGSGPGAGAGPAGRRSLSQRRADALVLVASAVVGDLEALPGLVRTVPARPAVSVVVSLATVAGLAEDPAHLEGYGPVPAELGRAVAADAEWALRVTGPEGELLATAPLRHQPSARLRAFVVAREQTCGHPTCDRAARELQLDHREAFDHEHPARGGPTTGANLDPKCQRDHNLKTWHGWGAWRDRDGTLVTRTPFGRHYLTEREPQPCT
- a CDS encoding LysR family transcriptional regulator; this translates as MDVELRHLRYFVAVAEELHFGRAAARLHMAQPPLSQAIRQLEEIVGHPLLTRSSRSVLLTPAGEAFLDRARRTLRNVGRDVEEARSIGRGETGVLNLGYVGSVMMTLLPGILRDHLAEFPGVQLRLHESFTSRVVEGLRDGSIDAGVVRDRDPVDDLVATPLLLEPFVAVVPADHAAARGDATSARALRDDAFISPIPAAGTRAYEKPLSICEEQGFRPTVAHQASHWLTIMRLVGVGLGVTIAPECVRSIASPDVRCLALPEARVTSEVALVHRAGERRPMVTAFERVARGHAPAV
- a CDS encoding GNAT family N-acetyltransferase, with protein sequence MELTFRPMATAEDAAAFRSLNEEWIRLHFTLEDEDRRQLEDPFTSIVAPGGEVLLAELDGEVVGCVALRPEGDGVYELSKMTVAPAHRGAGLGRQILLAAIERARERGAATLFLGSSTKLAPAVHLYESVGFEHVAPESIHMPYARADVFMTMALAQPAASR